A DNA window from Coffea arabica cultivar ET-39 chromosome 6c, Coffea Arabica ET-39 HiFi, whole genome shotgun sequence contains the following coding sequences:
- the LOC113693344 gene encoding uncharacterized protein — protein sequence MVATDVYMEVVSFFCVAELPRSIMATSIVLLPKELLTDVKKTNRGGNVVIKLDMMKAHDKVSCDLRSSLKLIKRVLEEYSVASGQWINPQKSCFLTHPRFPSPRAVLIGQALGFPKRAFPIQYVGCLLYVGRRKNVYFADIYNAVVAHILSWKNQVLSAGGSVVLIKSVLSSMSNHLLAASPPPKGILVALEKLFANFLWGSSDFGTKFHWIRWEDLCRPQEEGVLVCAVLRRSTTHSRLNFGGNLDNSNRYEKSSC from the exons ATGGTAGCCACGGATGTGTACATGGAGGTAGTGAGCTTTTTCTGCGTTGCTGAGCTCCCTCGAAGTATCATGGCTACGTCAATTGTTCTACTGCCAAAG GAGTTACTAACAGATGTCAAGAAGACAAATCGAGGTGGTAATGTAGTGATTAAGTTAGACATGATGAAAGCGCACGATAAAGTCTCATG TGATTTGAGATCTTCTCTAAAATTGATTAAAAGGGTACTGGAGGAATATAGTGTTGCATCGGGCCAGTGGATCAATCCCCAAAAAAGCTGCTTCTTGACTCATCCGCGGTTTCCATCACCGAGGGCAGTATTGATTGGACAGGCACTTGGGTTTCCAAAGCGAGCTTTCCCGATACAATACGTAGGATGTCTATTGTACGTAGGAAGGCGAAAAAATGTTTACTTTGCAGATATATATAATGCGGTGGTTGCTCATATCCTGTCATGGAAGAATCAGGTTTTGTCAGCTGGAGGTAGTGTGGTATTGATTAAGAGTGTGTTATCCTCAATGTCGAATCATTTGCTCGCAGCTTCTCCTCCTCCAAAGGGGATACTCGTGGCATTGGAGAAGTTATTTGCAAATTTCTTGTGGGGGTCGTCTGATTTTGGTACTAAATTCCACTGGATACGGTGGGAGGATTTGTGTCGGCCGCAGGAAGAGGGGGTATTGGTCTGCGCAGTATTAAGGAGGTCTACAACTCATTCTCGATTAAACTTTGGTGGAAATTTAGACAATAGCAATCGCTATGAGAAGAGTTCATGTTAA